Proteins co-encoded in one Nonlabens agnitus genomic window:
- a CDS encoding DUF4230 domain-containing protein yields the protein MNSRLKNIFIGVAITIIIVLMYSYYSSRNDERERLITQTALIEKQVRNVSKLVVTEATYAKVYTYENTKVFGWDFFSSQKRALVISNAKVQIAYDLKKMNFQIDENAKTIRILNIPPPEINIDPDLTYYNLDNGLTNRFEAQDFNKIKTQITKDLKSKISKSEVVGNAQNRLLSELSQIYVLTESFGWTLEYDGSTINSDSDWSDLMD from the coding sequence ATGAATAGCAGACTTAAAAATATCTTTATAGGTGTTGCCATCACGATCATTATTGTGCTTATGTACAGCTATTATAGCAGCCGTAATGACGAGCGCGAACGCCTTATTACTCAAACGGCCTTGATTGAGAAACAGGTGCGCAACGTGAGCAAGCTTGTAGTGACTGAGGCTACTTATGCCAAGGTGTATACCTATGAGAATACGAAAGTTTTTGGTTGGGATTTTTTCAGTAGCCAGAAACGAGCGCTGGTCATTTCAAACGCCAAAGTTCAAATCGCGTATGACTTGAAAAAGATGAATTTCCAGATTGATGAGAATGCCAAAACGATCAGGATTTTAAACATTCCGCCGCCAGAGATCAACATCGACCCTGATCTCACCTATTATAATCTGGATAATGGACTCACCAATAGATTTGAAGCCCAGGATTTTAACAAGATCAAAACTCAGATTACCAAAGACCTAAAAAGTAAGATAAGTAAGAGTGAAGTTGTAGGCAATGCCCAGAATAGACTGCTTAGTGAGTTATCACAAATCTATGTCCTGACAGAAAGCTTCGGCTGGACGCTGGAGTATGATGGCTCTACCATCAATAGCGATAGTGACTGGAGTGACCTGATGGATTAG
- a CDS encoding DUF6498-containing protein → MNLGVLQPLLKINERTTHIYLSSLFVLLLYFLESVSAITVIFSYFLETIVIGVINVFKILLSRKKEEKELNGKFFLAAFFTVHYGMFVAIQSMFAFTYLEISDPNWTSSGFELVDNYTRVLAMDNIGWILGTIILNNLWVFYKNYLRNGRYLEVSGLELMFAPYVRIFVQQFVVILSGFFISFGAQHAAVILLIGLRTFIDVMIVEIRDGTPFMEYLVKKNNTNKISDEEFRKYVKNLSE, encoded by the coding sequence ATGAATTTAGGAGTGCTGCAACCATTGCTCAAGATCAATGAGCGAACGACCCATATTTATCTTTCCAGCCTTTTTGTGCTGCTGTTGTACTTTTTAGAATCTGTGAGTGCCATCACAGTAATCTTTTCCTATTTCTTGGAGACGATTGTGATAGGTGTTATTAATGTATTCAAGATTCTTTTATCGCGTAAAAAAGAGGAAAAGGAACTTAATGGTAAATTCTTTCTCGCGGCTTTCTTTACCGTTCATTATGGGATGTTTGTAGCGATACAATCCATGTTTGCCTTTACCTATCTGGAAATTTCAGATCCCAACTGGACCAGTAGTGGTTTTGAACTGGTCGATAATTACACCCGTGTGCTTGCGATGGACAATATAGGTTGGATTCTGGGTACGATCATTTTAAACAACCTTTGGGTATTTTATAAAAATTATCTGCGGAATGGGCGATATCTGGAAGTTAGTGGACTAGAACTGATGTTTGCGCCGTACGTCAGGATATTTGTGCAACAGTTTGTGGTAATCTTATCTGGATTTTTTATCAGCTTTGGAGCGCAGCATGCGGCTGTTATTTTGTTGATAGGCTTGCGCACCTTTATTGATGTGATGATAGTAGAGATAAGAGATGGCACTCCTTTTATGGAGTATCTGGTCAAGAAAAACAATACCAATAAAATAAGCGACGAAGAATTTAGAAAGTACGTCAAAAACCTTTCTGAATAG
- a CDS encoding GSCFA domain-containing protein yields the protein MKFTTHFEIETIKKPLDHHDRVVLMGSCFSQNICDKLSHYGFKALVNPFGVIFNPYSLMLLMKKSIYGDFSMDDVNGNFSYLAHSDLNAANASEVLIQLQDAGQVLKKHLEKASHVILTLGTAWIYELQKTGQIVANCHQQPQKLFSKRLLSIREMEEALQRIEFLIKKVNPAAQLIYTLSPVRHTKDGMVENARSKARLHEAIQQSCDGRDPYYFPAYEILMDELRDYRFYASDMIHPNATAVDYVWLRFRESVLHQNTVNAIKAIEKHQKLAGHKPKDIEAHALHVEQSRRQLLSKFPYLQL from the coding sequence ATGAAATTCACCACACATTTTGAGATTGAGACGATCAAAAAGCCGCTGGATCATCATGACCGCGTGGTGCTCATGGGCAGTTGCTTTTCCCAAAACATATGCGACAAACTTTCCCATTATGGTTTCAAGGCGTTGGTCAACCCTTTTGGGGTCATATTTAATCCATATAGTTTGATGCTGTTGATGAAGAAATCCATTTATGGGGATTTCAGTATGGACGATGTGAACGGCAACTTCAGCTACCTCGCACATTCGGATTTGAATGCAGCTAATGCAAGTGAAGTTTTGATTCAACTGCAAGATGCCGGCCAGGTACTAAAGAAGCATTTAGAAAAAGCTTCTCATGTCATCCTAACTTTGGGGACAGCCTGGATCTACGAACTTCAAAAAACAGGACAGATAGTGGCCAATTGCCACCAGCAACCGCAAAAGTTATTTAGCAAGAGGTTGTTGAGCATACGTGAGATGGAAGAGGCCTTACAGCGCATCGAGTTCCTGATCAAAAAGGTCAATCCGGCAGCGCAATTGATATACACCTTATCGCCCGTACGTCATACTAAGGATGGAATGGTAGAGAATGCCCGCAGCAAAGCGCGACTTCATGAAGCCATCCAGCAATCCTGCGACGGTCGCGATCCTTATTATTTTCCTGCCTATGAAATCCTGATGGATGAATTGCGCGATTACCGTTTCTATGCCAGTGACATGATACATCCTAATGCAACCGCTGTGGATTATGTGTGGTTACGCTTTCGCGAAAGCGTACTTCACCAAAACACAGTGAACGCTATAAAAGCCATCGAAAAACACCAAAAGTTAGCCGGCCACAAACCCAAAGACATCGAGGCGCATGCCTTACATGTGGAGCAATCACGCCGACAGCTACTTTCAAAATTTCCCTATCTACAACTATGA
- a CDS encoding RDD family protein, with the protein MQNDPFIKAEEQQETSLVFKGFGPRLGAYLLDVLFLIVPAAMVDFYNLAYPRSFWLYLLICIITMAYKPILEGLYGATWGKMILYIKVVDYDGGKINAAQAILRSVFTISKNLILLPVYYFIFNDSYLLSMESYFDFSTEMVARYPMINIISGISVLITFVELIALLMDQPYWRAIHDRIAKTYVVES; encoded by the coding sequence GTGCAAAATGATCCATTCATAAAAGCAGAAGAGCAGCAGGAAACCAGCCTTGTTTTTAAGGGATTCGGCCCGCGATTGGGTGCGTATTTGCTGGATGTTTTGTTTTTGATTGTTCCTGCCGCAATGGTAGATTTTTATAATCTGGCTTACCCAAGAAGCTTTTGGTTATATCTCTTAATATGCATTATTACAATGGCTTATAAACCTATTCTTGAGGGATTGTATGGAGCCACTTGGGGAAAGATGATTTTATATATCAAAGTAGTGGATTATGACGGTGGTAAGATCAATGCTGCTCAGGCGATTTTGCGCAGCGTTTTCACCATAAGTAAAAATCTTATCCTACTGCCGGTATACTATTTTATCTTCAATGACAGCTATTTATTGAGCATGGAGAGCTACTTTGATTTCAGTACTGAGATGGTGGCACGTTATCCCATGATCAACATCATTTCTGGAATCTCGGTACTTATTACTTTTGTCGAATTGATCGCTCTACTGATGGATCAACCCTACTGGAGAGCGATTCATGATCGTATTGCCAAGACGTATGTGGTGGAGAGTTAG
- a CDS encoding RNA polymerase sigma factor, giving the protein MSQTTDREILDLIANPKSLDKGFRMLVKEHQQNLYWQIRKILLNHEDADDVLQNVFIKIFRGLPNFKGDSKLSTWMFRIAYNESMTFLKRKSKIVQINSAEMQDYLVQQLEADVYFTGDDVQMQLQKALVRLPDRQREIFNMRYYDEIKFKDIAEILELSEGAVKSSYHIAAKKIESYLKGD; this is encoded by the coding sequence ATGAGCCAAACAACCGACCGCGAAATTCTTGATCTCATTGCAAACCCTAAGTCACTGGACAAAGGTTTTCGCATGCTTGTGAAAGAACATCAGCAAAACCTTTACTGGCAAATACGTAAGATCCTGCTCAACCACGAGGATGCAGATGATGTGCTGCAAAATGTCTTTATCAAGATCTTTAGAGGCTTGCCTAATTTTAAAGGTGATAGTAAATTGAGTACCTGGATGTTTAGAATTGCATACAATGAAAGTATGACCTTTCTCAAACGCAAATCTAAAATCGTCCAGATCAACAGTGCCGAAATGCAAGATTACCTAGTGCAGCAACTGGAAGCAGATGTGTATTTCACGGGTGATGATGTACAAATGCAACTCCAAAAAGCACTGGTAAGATTACCAGACCGGCAACGGGAGATTTTTAACATGAGGTACTACGACGAGATCAAGTTTAAGGATATCGCCGAAATTTTGGAACTTAGTGAAGGCGCTGTAAAATCAAGCTATCATATAGCAGCAAAAAAGATAGAGTCTTACCTTAAGGGAGATTAA